A DNA window from Stutzerimonas stutzeri contains the following coding sequences:
- a CDS encoding SDR family NAD(P)-dependent oxidoreductase, which yields MQIRDKVFLITGGASGLGAAAAQALVEAGGKVVLADLDEAAANATAQALGPNALGVATDIRDEQAARHAVAIACEHFGGLHGLVNCAGVAGGEKVLGRNGPHSLDGFSRIVGINLIGSFNMLRLAAEAMAENAPDANGERGAIINTASIAAFDGQIGQAAYAASKGGVVSMTLPAARELARFGIRVMTIAPGVFETPMMAGMTQEIRDSLAAGVPFPPRLGHPAEYAALVRHIFENSMLNGEVIRLDGALRMAAK from the coding sequence ATGCAGATTCGCGACAAGGTATTCCTCATTACTGGCGGCGCCTCCGGCCTTGGCGCTGCGGCGGCGCAGGCGCTGGTCGAGGCGGGCGGCAAGGTCGTGCTCGCCGATCTGGACGAGGCCGCCGCCAACGCCACTGCGCAGGCGCTGGGTCCCAACGCCCTGGGTGTTGCTACCGACATTCGTGACGAACAGGCTGCACGCCACGCCGTCGCCATCGCCTGCGAACACTTCGGCGGGCTGCATGGGCTGGTCAATTGCGCCGGCGTCGCCGGTGGCGAAAAGGTGCTCGGGCGCAATGGCCCGCACAGCCTCGACGGCTTCAGCCGCATCGTTGGCATCAACCTGATCGGCAGCTTCAACATGCTGCGGCTGGCCGCCGAGGCGATGGCCGAGAACGCGCCGGATGCCAATGGCGAGCGCGGCGCGATCATCAATACCGCATCCATCGCTGCCTTCGACGGGCAGATCGGCCAGGCTGCCTACGCGGCATCCAAGGGCGGGGTGGTCAGCATGACCCTGCCGGCCGCCCGCGAGCTGGCGCGCTTCGGCATTCGCGTGATGACCATCGCCCCCGGTGTGTTCGAGACACCGATGATGGCCGGCATGACCCAGGAAATCCGCGACTCGCTGGCGGCCGGCGTGCCGTTCCCGCCACGCCTGGGCCATCCGGCCGAATACGCCGCCTTGGTGCGGCACATCTTCGAGAACAGCATGCTCAACGGTGAGGTGATCCGCCTCGACGGCGCCTTGCGCATGGCCGCCAAGTAA
- a CDS encoding acetyl-CoA C-acyltransferase, with the protein MKDDPIVIVSSARTPMGGFQGDLQGMTAPQLGAAAIRAAVERSGLPAENVQDVLMGCVLPAGQGQAPARQAALGAGLTRATTCTTVNKMCGSGMQTVIMAHDQLLAGSAEIVVAGGMESMSNAPYLLDRARGGYRMGHGRVLDHMFLDGLEDAFDKGRLMGTFAEECADAFGFTREEQDAFALESLRRAQAAITDGRFADEIAALEVTQGKQQRQIRDDEQPPKAMPEKIPSLRPAFREGGTVTAANSSSISDGAAALLLMRRSEAERWGLQPQAVIHGHAAYADAPNLFTTAPIGAIRKLMERTGWAIDEVDLFEINEAFAVVAMASMRELGLDHAKVNVNGGACALGHPIGASGARILVTLLAALRARGLRRGVAAICIGGGEATAMAVELI; encoded by the coding sequence ATGAAAGATGATCCGATCGTAATCGTCAGCAGTGCGCGCACCCCCATGGGAGGATTCCAGGGCGACCTGCAGGGCATGACGGCACCGCAGCTCGGCGCCGCCGCGATCCGCGCGGCAGTGGAGCGCAGCGGCCTGCCGGCCGAGAACGTGCAGGACGTTTTGATGGGCTGCGTGCTGCCCGCCGGCCAGGGCCAGGCGCCCGCGCGGCAGGCGGCATTGGGCGCCGGACTGACCCGTGCCACCACCTGTACCACGGTGAACAAGATGTGCGGTTCGGGCATGCAGACGGTGATCATGGCCCATGACCAGCTGCTCGCTGGCAGCGCGGAGATCGTCGTCGCCGGCGGCATGGAAAGCATGAGCAATGCCCCCTATCTGCTCGACCGCGCCCGTGGCGGCTACCGCATGGGGCACGGTCGGGTGCTTGACCATATGTTTCTCGACGGTCTCGAAGACGCCTTCGACAAAGGCCGCCTGATGGGCACTTTTGCCGAGGAATGCGCTGACGCCTTCGGCTTTACCCGCGAGGAGCAGGACGCGTTCGCGCTCGAATCACTGCGGCGCGCTCAGGCGGCCATAACCGATGGGCGCTTCGCCGATGAAATCGCCGCGCTGGAGGTCACTCAAGGCAAACAGCAGCGGCAGATCCGCGACGACGAGCAGCCGCCCAAGGCAATGCCGGAAAAGATTCCCAGCCTGCGGCCCGCGTTCCGCGAAGGCGGCACGGTGACTGCGGCCAATTCCAGCTCGATTTCCGATGGTGCTGCTGCGCTGCTGCTGATGCGCCGCTCCGAGGCCGAGCGCTGGGGGTTGCAGCCACAGGCGGTAATCCACGGGCATGCGGCGTACGCCGATGCGCCGAACCTGTTTACCACTGCGCCGATCGGGGCAATCCGCAAGCTGATGGAGCGCACCGGCTGGGCCATCGATGAGGTCGATCTGTTTGAGATCAATGAAGCCTTCGCTGTCGTTGCCATGGCCAGCATGCGCGAGCTGGGGCTCGATCACGCCAAGGTCAACGTCAATGGCGGTGCCTGTGCACTCGGCCACCCCATCGGCGCGTCTGGTGCGCGGATTCTGGTGACGTTGCTTGCCGCATTGCGTGCGCGTGGCTTGCGCCGTGGTGTAGCGGCGATCTGCATCGGTGGCGGCGAAGCCACGGCCATGGCCGTCGAACTGATCTGA
- a CDS encoding acyl-CoA dehydrogenase, which produces MLPNEDQSAIAEMARQFAQERLKPFAEQWSREHRYPAEAIGEMAALGFFGMLVPEQWGGSDTGYLAYAMALEEVAAGDGACSTIMSVHNSVGCVPILRFGNEQQKRDFLTPLARGEQIGAFALTEPQAGSDASSLRTRACRDGDHYVLNGAKQFITSGKHAGTVIVFAVTDPDAGKRGISAFIVPTDSPGYQVVRVEEKLGQHASDTCQIAFEDLRVPVANRLGEEGEGYRIALANLEGGRIGIAAQAVGMARAAFEAARDYARERETFGKPIIEHQAVAFRLADMATQIAVARQMVYHAAALREAGRLALVEASMAKLFASEMAEKVCSAAIQTLGGYGYLADFPVERIYRDVRVCQIYEGTSDIQRLVIARNLGGPT; this is translated from the coding sequence ATGCTGCCCAATGAAGATCAAAGCGCGATTGCCGAAATGGCCCGCCAGTTTGCTCAGGAGCGGCTGAAGCCCTTCGCCGAACAGTGGAGTCGCGAGCATCGCTATCCTGCCGAGGCGATTGGCGAAATGGCGGCGCTCGGCTTCTTCGGCATGTTGGTGCCGGAGCAGTGGGGCGGCAGCGATACCGGCTACCTGGCCTATGCCATGGCGCTGGAAGAAGTTGCTGCCGGTGACGGTGCCTGCTCGACCATCATGAGCGTGCATAACTCGGTTGGTTGCGTACCGATCCTGCGTTTCGGCAACGAACAGCAGAAGCGCGACTTCCTCACGCCGCTGGCCCGTGGCGAGCAGATCGGTGCCTTTGCGCTGACCGAGCCGCAAGCGGGCTCCGACGCCAGCAGCCTGCGCACCCGCGCCTGTCGCGACGGCGATCATTACGTGCTCAACGGCGCCAAGCAGTTCATCACCTCCGGTAAGCATGCCGGCACGGTGATCGTCTTCGCGGTGACCGACCCGGACGCCGGCAAGCGTGGCATCAGCGCCTTTATCGTGCCGACCGACAGCCCCGGCTACCAGGTGGTTCGGGTCGAGGAAAAGCTCGGCCAGCACGCCTCGGACACCTGCCAGATCGCGTTCGAGGACCTACGCGTGCCGGTCGCCAATCGGCTGGGCGAGGAGGGCGAGGGCTACCGCATCGCCTTGGCCAATCTCGAGGGCGGACGCATCGGTATCGCCGCCCAGGCGGTCGGGATGGCACGGGCGGCATTCGAGGCAGCGCGTGATTACGCTCGCGAGCGCGAAACCTTTGGCAAGCCGATCATCGAGCACCAAGCGGTGGCGTTCCGCCTGGCCGACATGGCGACCCAGATCGCCGTCGCGCGGCAGATGGTGTATCACGCCGCCGCACTGCGCGAAGCCGGACGACTGGCGCTGGTGGAGGCCTCCATGGCCAAGCTGTTCGCCTCGGAAATGGCGGAAAAGGTCTGTTCCGCCGCAATCCAGACGCTCGGTGGCTACGGCTATCTGGCCGACTTCCCGGTTGAGCGCATCTACCGTGACGTGCGGGTCTGCCAGATCTACGAAGGCACCAGCGACATCCAGCGCCTGGTCATCGCGCGAAATCTCGGAGGGCCGACCTGA
- a CDS encoding long-chain fatty acid--CoA ligase gives MQNAPLLISSIVTHAARAHGDREIVSRLVEEPLWRYDYAGLATRSAQAASMLGKLGIGPGDCVSSLAWNTHRHYELFFAVPGIGAVLHTANPRLSDEQIVYTINHAGSQVLLFDSSFAACVARLRPRLGNIRHFIELAAQPSSGLEDVLGYEQLIAAEQPLDWPQFDENAGAVLCYTSGTTGDPKGVLYSHRSVVLHAMAAGLSGAFGLSAFDCIMPCSSLYHGTAWGIPFAAAINGCKFVLPCDKMDGASLQELIKSEGVTLSGGVPTIWTMYLAHLERSGEDSGSLARLVIGGSAVPRAMAETFQTKYGVAVCQLWGMTETSPLGVVATPTPKLAERGQQATNDTIWTRQGRLQFGIELRIVDEEGRELPCDGVSSGSLKVRGPWTVERYYRSEVSALDEDGWFDTGDIATLDADGFMRITDRSKDVIKSGGEWVSSIDIENVAAACPGVKVAAVVGVFHPKWEERPLLVVEPHADAEVTVETILAHLEPNIVKWWMPDAVIFDAVPLTATGKIDKKVLRERYRNHLVENQLNAVNQ, from the coding sequence ATGCAGAACGCCCCGCTGTTGATCAGCAGTATCGTCACCCATGCCGCGCGTGCTCATGGCGATCGCGAGATCGTCTCGCGGCTGGTCGAAGAACCCCTCTGGCGTTATGACTATGCTGGGCTCGCCACCCGTTCGGCGCAGGCCGCCAGCATGCTGGGCAAGCTGGGTATCGGGCCCGGCGACTGCGTATCGTCGCTGGCCTGGAACACCCATCGTCATTACGAGCTGTTCTTCGCCGTACCTGGCATCGGGGCTGTGCTGCACACGGCCAACCCGCGGTTGTCGGACGAGCAGATCGTCTACACCATCAACCATGCCGGCAGCCAGGTGCTGCTGTTCGACAGCAGCTTCGCTGCCTGCGTCGCCCGGTTGCGGCCGCGGTTGGGCAATATCCGCCACTTCATCGAGCTGGCTGCGCAACCCAGTTCCGGCCTTGAAGATGTGCTGGGTTACGAACAGCTGATCGCCGCCGAGCAGCCGCTGGACTGGCCGCAGTTCGACGAGAATGCCGGCGCGGTGCTCTGCTACACCTCCGGCACCACCGGTGATCCCAAGGGCGTGCTCTATAGCCACCGCTCGGTGGTGCTGCACGCCATGGCTGCCGGGCTTTCCGGCGCGTTCGGCCTGTCTGCCTTCGATTGCATCATGCCGTGCTCGTCGCTCTATCACGGCACCGCCTGGGGGATCCCGTTCGCGGCGGCGATCAATGGCTGCAAGTTTGTACTGCCATGCGACAAGATGGATGGCGCGAGCCTGCAGGAATTGATCAAGAGCGAGGGCGTGACCCTGTCCGGTGGCGTGCCGACCATCTGGACCATGTACCTCGCCCATCTGGAACGCAGCGGTGAGGATTCTGGCAGCCTGGCGCGGCTGGTGATCGGCGGATCCGCCGTGCCGCGGGCGATGGCCGAGACCTTCCAGACCAAGTACGGCGTTGCGGTCTGCCAGCTGTGGGGCATGACCGAGACCAGCCCGCTGGGTGTGGTGGCGACGCCGACACCCAAGCTCGCCGAACGTGGCCAGCAGGCAACCAACGACACCATCTGGACACGTCAGGGTCGTCTGCAATTCGGCATCGAACTCAGAATCGTGGACGAGGAGGGGCGCGAGCTGCCGTGCGATGGTGTCAGCTCCGGCAGCCTCAAGGTGCGCGGACCATGGACAGTCGAGCGCTACTACCGCAGCGAAGTGAGTGCGCTGGACGAAGACGGCTGGTTCGACACCGGCGATATCGCCACGCTGGACGCCGATGGCTTCATGCGCATCACCGACCGCAGCAAAGACGTGATCAAGTCCGGTGGCGAGTGGGTCAGCTCTATCGACATCGAGAATGTCGCGGCGGCCTGTCCCGGTGTGAAGGTCGCGGCGGTAGTCGGTGTGTTCCATCCAAAATGGGAAGAGCGCCCGCTGCTGGTGGTCGAGCCGCACGCCGACGCTGAGGTTACGGTCGAGACCATCCTCGCCCATCTGGAGCCGAACATCGTCAAATGGTGGATGCCTGATGCGGTGATTTTCGACGCGGTGCCGCTGACCGCCACTGGCAAGATCGACAAGAAGGTGCTGCGCGAGCGCTATCGCAACCATCTGGTCGAGAATCAGCTGAACGCCGTAAACCAGTAA